In a genomic window of Flammeovirga agarivorans:
- a CDS encoding VIT domain-containing protein — translation MKHQLLLFFLLMSYTLQAQFVNINNVQTEEDSVALKKLFVSVEILDNIATTTMEMHFYNYGNRILEGELNFPLKEGATVSAFALDINNEWRDGVVVKKDKAKKVFEEVVRQNVDPAILEKTVGNNFKTRLYPINPKAYKKCKITFEEELPQLDGKFNYQLPLTFESKLKEFKVDVEIINEEINEQLYAPGSLKLNFKRLNRSTIAKLESNDQFLKSKLSLLLPFDQAKREYLAVKGKLSNDYTFNFNTQPIVSPVVKEKPSSMTIYWDVSSLFDDRDIKSELGLLKKYFEWNKNTVVTVKPFNFQVKDQKKFTIKEGNSDKLINYLSSLEYDGGSKLDDTIIDTKDKGESWIFTNGISNLSEAQLFKLNTTLFMISSSQTINANYMSAVANQNNGEFINLNEQTIKSAINKLTTATIRYLGVEVLEGQVEGLYPSTPQAYQTDLSISGKVLSKQVKLKVNIGTAQKVLYSEEIIIKQSEKYYPTFERLWAQKQINELSLMPKRYKEQIISLSLKYGIVTDYTSFIVLDNVEDYVRHEIVPPSSLRKEYDKLLALSKTKKKEVYKSRLDRVYEEFQSDIDWWNSVKDMSNYVPPKPKKPVLTNYGESSSNSISDGRTYSEERKLVKGIVLENENPLPGVSVHLKNTSEGIITNIDGEFELSVPTNAILTFNYIGFLSTDVDVSENSGEEIIVSLVEDNQSLEEVVVVGYGTARQQQQLAGSVAGVVVVSDEEEVMEFEEESFADSEVEESWGDTEDTDVVMKKKSKKKKVKSKLVPYDSGAEYLQKIQSEDVNKQWSTYLLLKEEYKMSPSFYYDVASYFFTSGKKQEGIQVITNLAELDLESHELLRNLGRKLQSFGCYQESEYIFNKLIELRPFEPQNYRDLAFLYEDEGNYQKALDQLYFIIENEWDSDVNSRFGNIELIILHEMNRLITLHKDQLDITAIDTRFIYSMPLDLRVVIDWDLLDTDIDLWVIDPLGEKCFYSHKNTKIGGRMSQDFTRGYGPEEFRLKYGYNGDFEIKVHYYGNSKQSLFGPVSLRALVYSNYSSKDEDKQELNLQLEGVGKQVYDIGNVSCKVAN, via the coding sequence ATGAAACATCAACTATTACTATTCTTTTTGTTAATGTCTTATACGCTTCAGGCCCAATTTGTAAACATCAATAATGTTCAAACTGAAGAAGATTCTGTCGCTTTAAAGAAACTATTTGTAAGTGTAGAAATCCTTGATAATATCGCTACAACTACCATGGAAATGCATTTCTATAATTATGGAAATCGCATTTTGGAAGGTGAATTAAATTTTCCATTGAAAGAAGGAGCCACAGTGTCTGCTTTTGCTTTGGATATTAATAATGAGTGGAGAGATGGTGTAGTAGTTAAAAAAGATAAAGCAAAGAAAGTATTTGAAGAGGTAGTGAGGCAAAACGTCGACCCTGCCATATTAGAAAAGACAGTTGGAAATAATTTTAAGACTAGGCTTTATCCAATAAATCCCAAGGCATACAAAAAATGTAAAATCACTTTTGAAGAGGAGTTGCCACAACTAGATGGGAAATTTAACTACCAACTTCCTTTGACTTTTGAGAGTAAACTGAAAGAATTTAAAGTAGATGTAGAGATAATCAACGAAGAAATAAATGAGCAGTTGTATGCACCAGGTAGTCTAAAACTAAATTTTAAGAGATTAAATAGATCTACTATTGCAAAACTTGAAAGTAATGATCAATTTCTGAAATCAAAGCTCTCATTACTGTTGCCCTTTGATCAAGCAAAAAGAGAATATTTGGCAGTTAAAGGGAAACTGTCAAACGATTATACATTTAATTTCAATACTCAACCTATCGTATCACCCGTGGTGAAAGAGAAACCATCTTCAATGACCATTTACTGGGATGTTTCTTCTTTATTTGATGATCGAGATATTAAAAGTGAATTAGGGTTATTAAAAAAATACTTTGAGTGGAATAAAAATACAGTTGTTACTGTTAAGCCATTCAACTTTCAAGTAAAAGATCAGAAGAAATTTACTATAAAAGAAGGGAACTCGGATAAGCTTATCAATTACCTTTCGTCTTTGGAGTATGATGGTGGTAGTAAGCTGGACGATACAATAATAGATACTAAGGATAAGGGCGAGAGTTGGATTTTTACTAATGGAATTTCTAACCTCTCGGAAGCACAACTATTCAAATTAAATACTACACTATTCATGATCAGTTCTAGTCAGACTATTAATGCAAATTATATGTCTGCTGTCGCTAATCAGAATAATGGAGAGTTTATTAACCTGAATGAGCAGACAATAAAGTCGGCTATTAATAAACTGACAACAGCTACCATTAGGTATTTAGGAGTAGAAGTATTAGAAGGTCAGGTTGAAGGGCTTTATCCAAGTACACCACAAGCTTATCAGACAGATTTGTCGATATCAGGGAAGGTACTGTCGAAACAGGTAAAGCTGAAAGTAAATATTGGTACAGCTCAGAAAGTATTGTATTCGGAAGAAATCATCATTAAACAATCAGAAAAGTATTATCCAACATTTGAGCGATTATGGGCTCAAAAGCAAATCAATGAATTAAGCTTGATGCCAAAGAGGTATAAAGAACAAATTATTTCATTGTCTTTGAAATATGGAATCGTTACGGATTACACTTCATTTATTGTGCTAGATAATGTAGAAGATTACGTAAGGCATGAAATAGTACCTCCATCATCTCTTCGTAAGGAGTATGATAAATTATTGGCCTTATCAAAAACAAAGAAGAAAGAAGTATATAAAAGTAGATTAGATCGGGTATATGAAGAATTTCAAAGTGATATCGACTGGTGGAATTCTGTAAAAGATATGAGCAATTATGTTCCTCCTAAACCAAAAAAGCCTGTCTTAACGAATTATGGGGAATCAAGTTCAAATAGTATTTCCGACGGTAGAACATACTCTGAAGAAAGAAAGTTGGTAAAAGGGATCGTTTTAGAAAATGAAAACCCTCTACCTGGAGTCTCTGTTCACCTTAAAAATACTAGTGAAGGAATTATTACAAATATTGATGGTGAATTTGAATTATCAGTACCTACTAATGCAATTCTAACTTTCAATTATATTGGTTTTTTGTCGACAGATGTAGATGTATCTGAAAATTCTGGAGAAGAAATAATAGTGTCTCTAGTTGAAGACAATCAATCATTAGAAGAAGTTGTCGTTGTAGGTTATGGGACTGCACGTCAACAACAACAGCTTGCAGGTTCTGTAGCAGGTGTTGTTGTGGTTAGTGATGAAGAAGAAGTTATGGAATTTGAGGAAGAGAGTTTTGCAGATAGTGAGGTGGAAGAATCTTGGGGAGATACAGAAGATACAGATGTCGTAATGAAAAAGAAAAGTAAAAAGAAGAAGGTCAAATCTAAATTGGTGCCTTACGATTCTGGTGCTGAATATTTACAAAAAATTCAATCAGAGGATGTGAATAAACAGTGGTCCACTTATCTCCTGTTAAAGGAAGAATACAAAATGTCTCCTTCATTTTATTATGATGTTGCCTCATACTTTTTCACTTCAGGAAAAAAACAAGAAGGAATACAGGTCATTACTAATCTAGCAGAGTTGGATTTAGAAAGTCATGAACTCTTAAGAAACTTAGGAAGGAAACTTCAATCTTTTGGCTGTTATCAAGAGTCTGAATACATTTTTAATAAATTGATAGAATTACGTCCATTTGAACCTCAGAATTACAGAGACCTTGCGTTTTTATATGAAGATGAAGGAAATTATCAGAAAGCTTTGGATCAGTTGTATTTTATTATTGAAAATGAATGGGACAGTGATGTTAACAGCAGGTTTGGAAATATTGAGTTGATTATCCTTCATGAAATGAATAGGTTGATTACACTGCACAAAGATCAACTTGATATTACCGCTATAGATACTCGATTTATTTACTCTATGCCTTTAGATCTACGAGTAGTGATTGACTGGGATCTTTTAGATACTGATATTGACCTTTGGGTGATAGATCCATTAGGAGAAAAATGCTTTTACAGTCATAAAAACACTAAAATTGGCGGTCGAATGTCTCAAGATTTCACAAGGGGATATGGTCCTGAGGAGTTTAGGCTAAAATATGGATATAATGGCGATTTTGAGATTAAAGTACATTACTATGGAAATAGTAAACAGTCTTTATTTGGTCCAGTTAGTTTAAGAGCTTTGGTTTATTCTAATTATTCTTCAAAAGACGAAGACAAACAGGAGTTGAACTTACAATTGGAAGGCGTTGGTAAACAGGTATACGATATTGGAAATGTATCTTGTAAAGTGGCAAATTAA
- the gloA2 gene encoding SMU1112c/YaeR family gloxylase I-like metalloprotein encodes MLALNKLHHIAIICSDYERSKKFYTEVLGLEIISEVYREQRDSWKLDLSFQGNYLIELFSFPNTPQRPSYPEARGLRHLCFEVDDLEENISMLKEYGVEVGEIMIDPHTEKRFVFFEDPDHLPLELYEK; translated from the coding sequence ATGCTAGCTTTAAATAAATTACATCACATAGCCATTATCTGTTCAGATTACGAACGTTCAAAGAAGTTTTATACAGAGGTATTAGGACTCGAAATTATAAGTGAGGTATATAGAGAACAAAGAGACTCTTGGAAGTTGGATTTATCTTTTCAAGGGAATTACCTTATAGAACTTTTTAGTTTTCCAAATACACCCCAAAGACCGTCTTATCCTGAAGCAAGAGGTTTAAGACATTTATGTTTTGAAGTAGATGACCTAGAAGAAAACATCAGTATGCTTAAAGAGTATGGTGTCGAAGTTGGTGAAATAATGATTGACCCACATACAGAAAAGAGATTTGTCTTTTTTGAAGATCCAGATCACTTACCGCTTGAACTCTATGAAAAATAG
- a CDS encoding RNA polymerase sigma factor, with protein MAEKKQNIENTFTQEQGRLTNYIKGKVGSMEDAEDIAQDVFLSFVGGFDEISDLRKSISWLYSVAKNKIIDFRRKKKPLSIEDQKVNDKEEDLSLMELLPSLEMMPDEQLMKDMIWEEIQLRLDELPKEQREVFEWHELEGYSFKQISDFTGLTVNTLISRKRYAVLYLREQLESLFKLMKD; from the coding sequence ATGGCAGAGAAAAAACAAAATATCGAAAATACATTCACACAGGAACAGGGGCGTCTGACAAATTATATTAAAGGAAAAGTCGGTTCTATGGAAGATGCAGAAGACATTGCCCAAGATGTATTTTTGAGTTTTGTCGGGGGATTTGATGAGATCTCTGATTTGCGCAAATCAATCTCTTGGCTCTATTCTGTCGCAAAAAATAAGATTATTGATTTCCGTAGGAAAAAGAAACCCCTCTCAATCGAAGATCAGAAGGTAAATGATAAAGAGGAAGATCTAAGTTTAATGGAGCTGTTACCTTCTTTAGAAATGATGCCTGATGAACAATTAATGAAAGATATGATTTGGGAGGAAATCCAATTAAGGCTAGACGAATTACCTAAAGAGCAAAGAGAGGTTTTTGAATGGCATGAGTTGGAAGGATATAGCTTTAAACAGATCTCTGATTTTACGGGGCTAACAGTCAATACACTTATTAGTAGAAAGCGATATGCTGTTTTGTATCTAAGAGAACAATTAGAAAGTCTATTCAAGTTAATGAAAGACTAA
- a CDS encoding ferric reductase-like transmembrane domain-containing protein translates to MAFIKKNYGWIIVTILASLPLIVLSKMINLDWVNGLTLSIVENSGKGGRSTLDMLYHVTGEFAIRWMTAVLTCTPFFILFGVTNLFVRQAMGIAAAVWSILHFIIFIWMEGFLETFTQVNYVAGFIAVLILIPLLFTSNRKSMRRLKSKWKKLQKYAYAAIVLSLIHVALLEKTWIIYAVVVGVGFIIRIPEVKERIIRFRLKRKR, encoded by the coding sequence ATGGCATTTATTAAGAAAAACTACGGATGGATTATCGTGACCATCCTAGCTTCATTACCTCTTATCGTTTTATCAAAAATGATTAATTTGGATTGGGTCAATGGATTGACATTATCCATAGTAGAAAATTCGGGTAAAGGTGGTAGAAGCACATTAGATATGTTATACCATGTCACAGGTGAGTTTGCAATTCGTTGGATGACTGCTGTTCTAACTTGTACTCCATTTTTTATTCTATTTGGAGTCACTAATCTTTTTGTTCGACAGGCAATGGGTATCGCAGCAGCCGTTTGGAGTATACTTCACTTTATCATTTTTATTTGGATGGAAGGGTTTCTAGAAACTTTTACCCAAGTAAATTATGTCGCAGGTTTTATTGCAGTATTGATTTTAATTCCTCTACTTTTTACATCGAATAGAAAGTCAATGCGACGATTAAAAAGTAAATGGAAGAAGCTTCAGAAGTATGCCTATGCAGCCATTGTTCTGAGCTTGATACATGTTGCCCTTTTAGAGAAAACATGGATAATCTATGCTGTTGTTGTTGGTGTAGGATTTATCATTAGAATCCCTGAAGTAAAGGAACGTATTATAAGATTTAGGTTGAAAAGGAAAAGATAA
- a CDS encoding iron-containing alcohol dehydrogenase translates to MKNFELWNPTRLVFGENQLENVAKHIPAGTKNILMVFGGGSIKKNGVYDTVKGALKEYNVIDFSGIEPNPRYETIMKAREVALAENIDFILAVGGGSVIDACKFLCVAIPFTESDPWDIIKKGLGKKVTEAVPFGTVLTLPATGSEMNSGSVVTREGTKEKLAFGGPLCFPKFSVLDPRVVASLPQRQIVNGVTDAFTHVLEQYLTYPAQAPLQDRFAEGILQTLVEIGPQVIANPGDSTVTGNFMWCCTMALNGLIQQGVPTDWATHMIGHELTALFEIDHARTLAIIGPNLYRVMFNNKKDKLVQYGERVWGITEGSEEEKAQATIERTVEFFHSMGIKTKISDYTDNHSDVAKTITSRFEERKWLGLGERGDITLEKVQEIVEMSI, encoded by the coding sequence ATGAAAAACTTTGAACTTTGGAACCCAACTCGTTTAGTGTTCGGTGAAAATCAATTAGAAAACGTAGCAAAACATATTCCTGCAGGTACAAAAAATATCTTGATGGTATTTGGCGGCGGCAGTATTAAGAAAAATGGTGTATACGATACAGTAAAGGGTGCCCTGAAAGAATATAATGTCATTGACTTCTCGGGTATTGAACCTAACCCTAGATATGAAACCATCATGAAAGCTAGAGAAGTCGCTTTAGCCGAAAATATTGACTTTATTTTAGCTGTAGGTGGAGGGTCTGTCATCGATGCATGTAAATTCTTATGTGTTGCTATTCCTTTTACAGAAAGTGATCCTTGGGATATTATTAAAAAAGGTCTAGGTAAGAAAGTAACAGAGGCTGTTCCTTTTGGTACAGTGTTAACCCTTCCTGCAACTGGTTCAGAAATGAACTCTGGATCTGTGGTAACCAGAGAAGGCACAAAAGAAAAATTAGCTTTCGGAGGTCCTTTATGCTTCCCTAAATTCTCTGTATTAGACCCTAGAGTTGTTGCATCATTACCACAGAGACAAATCGTTAATGGCGTCACAGATGCTTTCACTCATGTTTTAGAGCAATACCTAACCTACCCTGCACAAGCTCCACTACAAGATAGATTTGCAGAAGGTATATTACAGACTCTAGTAGAAATTGGACCACAAGTAATTGCTAACCCTGGTGATAGTACAGTTACCGGTAACTTTATGTGGTGTTGTACGATGGCTTTAAACGGTCTTATTCAACAAGGTGTTCCTACCGACTGGGCTACTCACATGATTGGTCATGAACTTACTGCTTTATTTGAAATCGACCACGCTCGTACTTTAGCGATCATTGGTCCTAACTTATACAGAGTGATGTTCAATAATAAGAAAGATAAATTAGTTCAATATGGTGAAAGAGTTTGGGGTATCACTGAAGGAAGTGAAGAAGAAAAAGCCCAAGCCACTATTGAGAGAACTGTAGAGTTTTTCCATTCTATGGGTATTAAAACTAAAATATCTGACTATACAGATAATCATTCAGATGTTGCTAAGACTATTACTTCTCGTTTTGAAGAGAGAAAGTGGTTAGGTCTAGGCGAAAGAGGTGACATCACCTTAGAAAAGGTTCAAGAAATTGTAGAGATGAGTATCTAA
- a CDS encoding SDR family oxidoreductase produces the protein MKQTIFITGASSGIGKSIAQSALSKGYNVIGTSRNPETVKNKLEGVRYVALDVSSIESIDACWEEIKDEKIDVLVNNAGQSQIGPVEETSLDKLRYLFEVNFFGLIHLTKKVLPQMRERRSGIIINIGSLNGRFAAPYYSSYCATKFALSGFTQSLRSEMKEFNVTVALVEPNHIASNIVPDFNCGEDSEYYPYANNIRESVKGSMSKAESANVISDTVMQVVESKAPSPVYVSGGNAGLLAFAKRFLPDKMAEKMIRNAYGLK, from the coding sequence ATGAAACAGACAATCTTTATTACAGGAGCGTCGTCTGGAATTGGTAAATCTATCGCTCAATCTGCTTTGTCAAAAGGCTATAATGTGATTGGAACATCTAGAAATCCAGAGACAGTAAAAAACAAGCTAGAAGGAGTACGATATGTGGCTTTAGATGTATCGAGTATTGAAAGTATTGATGCTTGTTGGGAAGAAATCAAAGATGAGAAAATTGATGTATTAGTAAATAATGCAGGACAATCTCAAATCGGACCTGTTGAAGAAACGTCGTTAGATAAATTACGTTATTTATTTGAGGTCAATTTCTTTGGGTTAATCCATTTAACTAAAAAGGTTTTACCACAAATGAGAGAAAGAAGAAGTGGTATTATTATTAATATCGGTTCTTTAAATGGACGCTTTGCAGCACCTTATTACTCAAGTTATTGTGCTACAAAATTTGCTTTATCTGGTTTTACTCAATCATTACGTAGTGAAATGAAAGAGTTTAATGTAACAGTGGCATTAGTAGAACCCAATCATATTGCCTCTAACATTGTTCCTGATTTTAACTGTGGAGAAGATTCAGAGTATTATCCTTATGCGAATAATATCAGAGAGAGTGTAAAAGGAAGTATGTCGAAGGCAGAGTCGGCAAATGTAATTTCCGATACTGTAATGCAAGTGGTAGAGTCGAAAGCTCCATCACCTGTTTATGTTTCTGGTGGAAATGCTGGTTTACTAGCATTTGCTAAAAGATTCCTTCCGGATAAAATGGCAGAAAAAATGATTAGAAATGCTTACGGTCTAAAGTAA
- a CDS encoding PP2C family protein-serine/threonine phosphatase, with product MNSTLNSTQLLYGNRIELDKEQSFWRKVKFATAFFLFFALLQLFFLKSIVAILLPALGTVTAFILFFLRGKVHWTTISKIYFATLSTALFVFTLVSGGTKSHAVALLAAIMVSTYWFLGKKVSRMFLGYISFLICTIFFIEFINEGPLLDPLSRVEQLVFNMLIDLSILLSVSNDVRAIDLQSSLFQKKLQNNSDELVQFGEELSQTNEEINAQKEEIESQRDEIERHHMKLSKSHEHVTDSIRYAKTIQMALLTSQDEMEKIFADVSVLFKPRDHVSGDFYFARKFENKTIMVVGDCTGHGVPGALLSMVGLEALDRLEELPESPAELLEQLDGYFFEKLRQSHRDGNKDGMDISVVFLDNENNLSYAGAKGKAILLDSNGILPLKSTNRSIGGSFIRRRNFEVTKMKIQPDTMICLYTDGYVDQNGANGKIGTLKFREILQNYYLKYTKDCIEGLDSYLKAEMEGYDQRDDITVLLAVNN from the coding sequence ATGAATTCTACCCTTAATTCGACACAGCTACTTTATGGAAACAGAATTGAGCTTGACAAAGAACAAAGCTTCTGGAGAAAAGTAAAGTTTGCTACAGCCTTCTTTTTATTCTTTGCATTATTGCAATTGTTTTTTTTGAAATCGATCGTCGCTATACTTTTACCTGCATTGGGTACAGTAACAGCCTTTATTTTATTCTTTCTTAGAGGCAAAGTTCATTGGACAACAATCAGTAAAATATACTTTGCGACACTTTCTACTGCACTTTTTGTGTTTACATTGGTCTCTGGAGGGACAAAATCTCATGCAGTAGCTTTATTGGCTGCTATTATGGTTTCTACCTATTGGTTCCTGGGTAAGAAAGTGAGTAGGATGTTCCTTGGTTATATCTCTTTTTTGATCTGTACGATATTTTTTATCGAATTTATCAATGAAGGTCCTCTATTAGATCCGTTATCAAGAGTTGAACAATTAGTGTTTAATATGTTGATTGATCTGAGTATTTTATTGAGTGTAAGTAATGATGTTAGGGCTATTGATTTACAATCCTCTTTATTTCAGAAGAAACTTCAAAATAATTCAGATGAATTAGTACAGTTTGGAGAGGAACTCTCGCAGACAAACGAAGAAATAAATGCTCAAAAAGAAGAAATAGAATCTCAGAGAGATGAAATTGAACGACACCACATGAAGTTAAGTAAATCTCATGAACATGTCACCGATTCTATCCGTTATGCAAAAACAATTCAAATGGCATTGCTGACTTCTCAAGATGAAATGGAGAAGATCTTTGCAGATGTAAGTGTTTTGTTCAAACCTAGAGATCATGTTTCTGGAGATTTTTACTTTGCCAGAAAATTTGAAAATAAAACAATTATGGTCGTGGGTGACTGTACAGGTCATGGAGTACCAGGAGCGTTATTATCTATGGTTGGACTTGAGGCACTTGATCGTTTAGAAGAACTCCCAGAATCTCCAGCTGAGTTATTAGAGCAATTGGATGGTTACTTCTTTGAAAAGTTGAGACAGTCGCATAGAGATGGAAATAAAGATGGTATGGACATCTCTGTTGTATTCTTAGATAATGAAAATAATCTATCTTATGCTGGAGCAAAAGGTAAAGCAATCTTACTTGATAGTAATGGAATTTTACCGTTAAAATCTACCAATAGATCAATAGGAGGTTCATTTATTCGAAGAAGAAACTTTGAAGTGACCAAAATGAAAATTCAGCCGGATACCATGATTTGTCTGTATACCGATGGTTATGTGGATCAAAATGGTGCGAATGGGAAAATAGGTACACTAAAATTCCGAGAGATTTTACAAAATTACTACCTCAAGTATACAAAAGATTGTATTGAGGGGTTAGATAGTTATTTGAAAGCTGAAATGGAAGGATATGATCAAAGAGATGATATCACAGTACTTTTAGCTGTAAATAATTAG
- a CDS encoding T9SS type A sorting domain-containing protein has product MNKIKLLLVCLFMSHLSYSQWDKIELPNNADVHHLAYDCDGVLWAGTTKSLYHQENGEWVKNDFDFSDDGVDGIICTGDYLFVGTGNDIYRKPMDGDSWTQMGRVFLGGHINGFFLLENGTLVAYTDELIFTTSDFGANWDQLENIGSRETLTGVSFIDNTIYGGTASGLYKYNPDAENEEDKWKIELGVEVVSMINASGNLIVNSTSGTRHSLGFAWSLAQGESDAIVEHIVEKDYKLYGITDEGKFIYSGTTAVNWETPETIGVENINTIFYTDQLVFGTEEGVVKASDEEFLNTGFNDLEINGSFELKGKYYISTDNGYYEYDNNELNYYEDFPMYYLTNSLTVGEYEVLWNEYNVYIQKDGEDTWNEIYKSEGNRSGINSATDFNNKLFVSNGSSIIKTELDEINWLNASTGIGGSDLIVTSTKDKLVSSTSFYINTSDNEGVEWESQYHLYAFYRFEGIHKNSDRNYLQASINAGGYFKYLSDDDSLKALQDSVYSTRSIVLYADEDLVIQNGIGVKVAKTGDELDFVLRNKGLGKLVDGEVEFPKVEQVDKVDDHFVIYTDEGFFVRSEDELLAEVPAIQNVVALRDSADINEDMVIEIEFDSEGTDAIIYDFTLSSITDNDPDCWCNAQMINGNEYTLSNEWLLNVFNIGSFEYLYDEDLDKGLKSLRLLNNDDYDTSVRSDRLTVTYRNSNEGEDGDNEENPTAIDLEQQLLSSYPNPVQDLLSLNFKQKGIYQVSIFDAFGKKVDSFTSAKQSESIDMSSFTPGMYIIKVIDNEQNKFIQKVIKQ; this is encoded by the coding sequence ATGAACAAAATCAAGCTTCTCTTGGTGTGCCTTTTCATGTCGCACCTATCCTATTCTCAATGGGATAAAATTGAACTGCCTAATAATGCTGATGTACACCACCTTGCCTACGATTGTGACGGTGTCTTATGGGCAGGTACAACAAAAAGCCTTTACCACCAAGAAAATGGTGAATGGGTAAAAAACGATTTCGACTTTTCTGATGACGGCGTTGATGGTATCATTTGTACTGGAGATTATCTATTTGTAGGTACTGGAAATGATATTTATAGAAAACCAATGGATGGCGACTCTTGGACTCAAATGGGAAGAGTATTCCTTGGTGGACACATCAATGGTTTCTTTTTACTTGAAAATGGTACGTTAGTAGCTTACACTGATGAATTAATTTTCACAACTTCAGACTTTGGAGCAAACTGGGATCAGTTAGAAAATATTGGAAGCCGTGAAACACTTACGGGTGTTTCTTTTATTGATAACACTATCTACGGAGGTACCGCTTCAGGATTATATAAATACAACCCTGACGCTGAAAATGAAGAGGACAAATGGAAAATTGAATTAGGTGTTGAAGTTGTTTCAATGATCAATGCTAGCGGTAATTTAATTGTTAACTCGACCTCAGGTACAAGACATTCGTTAGGTTTTGCTTGGAGTTTAGCCCAAGGAGAAAGTGATGCGATTGTAGAGCATATTGTTGAAAAAGATTACAAGTTATACGGTATCACTGATGAGGGTAAATTTATTTATTCAGGTACGACAGCTGTAAATTGGGAAACTCCTGAAACAATCGGGGTGGAAAATATTAATACAATCTTCTATACAGACCAATTGGTTTTCGGTACAGAAGAGGGTGTTGTAAAAGCATCAGATGAAGAATTTTTAAATACTGGGTTCAATGATCTAGAAATAAATGGTTCTTTTGAGTTGAAAGGTAAATATTATATCTCTACTGATAATGGATATTATGAGTACGACAATAATGAACTGAACTATTATGAAGATTTCCCAATGTACTACCTTACTAATTCACTTACTGTAGGTGAGTATGAAGTGTTATGGAATGAATATAATGTCTATATCCAAAAAGATGGTGAAGATACTTGGAATGAAATCTACAAATCTGAAGGCAATAGAAGTGGGATCAATTCAGCAACGGACTTCAATAACAAATTATTTGTATCTAATGGTTCGAGCATTATAAAAACAGAACTTGATGAAATTAATTGGCTAAATGCCTCAACAGGTATTGGTGGATCTGATCTAATCGTTACATCTACAAAAGATAAATTAGTTTCTTCTACTAGCTTTTACATTAACACCTCAGATAACGAAGGTGTTGAGTGGGAATCTCAATACCATTTATATGCATTTTATCGTTTCGAAGGTATTCATAAAAATTCTGATAGAAACTATCTACAAGCGAGTATAAATGCAGGAGGATACTTCAAATATTTAAGCGACGATGATTCACTAAAAGCACTACAAGATTCGGTTTATTCTACTAGATCAATTGTTTTATATGCGGATGAAGACCTGGTTATCCAAAATGGTATTGGAGTTAAGGTAGCTAAAACAGGTGACGAGTTAGATTTTGTACTTAGAAACAAGGGGCTTGGAAAGCTTGTTGATGGTGAGGTAGAATTCCCTAAAGTAGAACAAGTAGATAAAGTTGATGATCACTTCGTTATTTATACTGATGAAGGTTTCTTTGTTAGATCTGAGGATGAACTACTTGCTGAAGTTCCGGCAATACAAAATGTTGTTGCATTAAGAGATAGTGCCGATATTAACGAAGACATGGTTATTGAAATCGAATTTGATAGCGAAGGAACTGATGCAATAATATATGATTTCACTCTATCTAGTATCACTGATAACGACCCTGATTGTTGGTGTAATGCTCAAATGATCAATGGTAATGAATATACATTATCTAATGAGTGGTTATTAAATGTATTCAATATTGGTAGCTTTGAATATTTATATGATGAAGACCTTGATAAAGGCCTAAAATCATTACGTCTATTAAACAATGACGATTATGACACATCCGTTCGATCTGATAGACTTACAGTAACCTATCGTAATAGTAATGAGGGTGAAGACGGAGATAATGAAGAAAACCCTACAGCCATCGACCTTGAACAACAATTACTATCGTCGTATCCTAACCCTGTTCAAGATCTTTTATCATTAAACTTCAAGCAGAAAGGTATCTATCAGGTTTCTATTTTTGATGCTTTCGGTAAAAAAGTAGATTCTTTTACTTCTGCTAAGCAAAGTGAAAGTATCGATATGTCATCATTTACTCCAGGTATGTACATTATCAAGGTAATTGATAACGAACAAAATAAATTTATTCAGAAAGTAATTAAACAATAG